The Methylomicrobium lacus LW14 genome window below encodes:
- the murB gene encoding UDP-N-acetylmuramate dehydrogenase, with translation MLNLEMNAMKGRLLENEPLTKHTSWRVGGPADRMYIPFDRQDLIDFTRQLPPEEPVFWIGLGSNLLVRDGGIRGTVINTKGRLKEMKRLADGSVYVEAGVPCAHVARFCGEQGLCGAEFLAGIPGTMGGALKMNAGAFGGETWEIVESVEMLSARGEVVGRGKESFQISYRSVKGFDATKEWFISAVLRLPNGDTEASQQKIKELLDRRGKTQPTHQPSCGSVFKNPPGDHAARLIEQSGLKGYAIGGACVSEKHANFIVNTGNAKAADIEALIAHVQQTVNNNYGISLQTEVCMVGETSEALSV, from the coding sequence ATGCTGAATCTTGAGATGAATGCGATGAAAGGCCGCCTGCTTGAAAACGAACCGTTGACGAAGCATACCAGCTGGCGCGTCGGAGGTCCTGCCGACCGGATGTATATCCCTTTCGACCGGCAGGATTTGATCGACTTCACCCGGCAATTGCCGCCCGAAGAGCCGGTGTTCTGGATCGGACTCGGCAGCAATTTGTTGGTCCGGGACGGCGGCATCCGCGGCACCGTGATCAACACGAAAGGGCGCTTGAAGGAAATGAAGCGCCTGGCCGACGGTTCGGTTTATGTCGAGGCCGGCGTGCCTTGCGCGCATGTCGCGCGTTTTTGCGGCGAACAGGGCTTATGCGGGGCCGAGTTTCTGGCCGGCATTCCGGGCACGATGGGCGGCGCGTTGAAGATGAACGCCGGCGCCTTCGGCGGCGAAACCTGGGAGATCGTGGAAAGCGTCGAGATGCTTTCGGCGCGCGGCGAGGTCGTAGGGCGCGGCAAAGAATCCTTTCAAATCAGCTACCGCTCGGTCAAAGGCTTCGACGCGACTAAAGAATGGTTCATTTCGGCGGTCTTGCGGCTGCCGAACGGCGACACCGAAGCCAGCCAGCAAAAAATCAAGGAATTGCTGGACCGGCGCGGCAAGACCCAGCCGACCCATCAGCCGAGCTGCGGCTCGGTGTTTAAGAATCCGCCGGGTGATCATGCGGCACGCTTGATCGAACAGTCCGGCTTGAAAGGCTATGCGATCGGCGGCGCCTGCGTCTCCGAGAAACATGCGAATTTTATCGTGAACACGGGTAATGCCAAGGCGGCCGATATCGAGGCGCTGATCGCCCATGTTCAGCAAACCGTCAACAACAATTATGGTATCAGCCTGCAGACCGAGGTCTGTATGGTGGGCGAAACGAGTGAGGCTCTGAGTGTATAA
- a CDS encoding D-alanine--D-alanine ligase: MYNNPEQFGRVAVLMGGTAAERPVSLRSGSAVYEALKRKGVDAVAIDVTGSPIEALQGVAVDRVFNIIHGRGGEDGVLQAVLEVMQMPYTGSGVLASALSMDKLRTKLCWRGFGLPTPAWTLLKDQGDIDSCIEQLGFPVIVKPAQEGSSIGMSKAHNREELVASYQLAASYKCDVYAEAWVTGQEYTVGILNGEALPAIRLETPHTFYDYDAKYHANTTQYHCPCGLNQVEEAKLQELAVSASQVVGVQGWARVDVFIDHSGQAQLIEINTVPGMTDHSLVPMAARQAGLDFDQLVWRILATSCR, from the coding sequence GTGTATAACAATCCGGAACAATTTGGGCGCGTTGCCGTATTGATGGGAGGAACCGCCGCGGAACGGCCGGTCTCGCTCAGAAGCGGCTCGGCGGTTTATGAAGCCTTGAAACGCAAGGGCGTCGATGCGGTCGCGATCGACGTGACCGGCAGTCCTATCGAGGCCTTGCAAGGCGTCGCGGTCGACCGCGTGTTCAACATCATTCACGGCCGCGGCGGCGAAGACGGCGTGCTGCAGGCCGTGCTCGAAGTGATGCAGATGCCTTATACCGGCAGCGGCGTCTTGGCATCGGCATTGAGCATGGACAAGCTGCGCACGAAGCTGTGCTGGCGCGGCTTCGGCCTGCCCACGCCGGCCTGGACTTTGTTGAAGGATCAAGGTGATATCGACAGCTGCATCGAGCAATTGGGTTTTCCGGTCATCGTGAAGCCGGCGCAGGAAGGCTCCAGCATCGGCATGAGCAAGGCGCACAACCGCGAAGAACTGGTCGCGTCCTATCAATTGGCCGCCTCGTACAAATGCGATGTGTATGCGGAAGCCTGGGTGACCGGGCAGGAATACACGGTCGGCATCCTGAACGGCGAAGCCTTGCCGGCGATCCGCCTCGAAACGCCGCATACGTTTTACGATTATGATGCGAAATACCATGCGAACACGACCCAATACCATTGCCCTTGCGGCCTGAATCAAGTCGAGGAGGCGAAATTGCAGGAACTGGCGGTCAGCGCCAGCCAGGTGGTCGGCGTGCAAGGCTGGGCGCGGGTCGATGTATTCATCGACCATAGCGGGCAGGCGCAATTGATCGAAATCAATACGGTGCCGGGCATGACCGATCACAGTCTGGTGCCGATGGCGGCGCGCCAGGCCGGGCTCGATTTTGATCAATTGGTGTGGCGGATTTTGGCGACCAGTTGCCGGTAA
- a CDS encoding cell division protein FtsQ/DivIB has product MNASWKILAVLGVIGVLAWKFGEGIRPYSSHVTPIKYVRIGGVFQHLTKDEIKNTLSPLVQAGFLATDMQSVHDAVAKLPWVEGVEVKRVWPDAIDIRVGEKTAFARWGENSLITEQGVIFSPRNVDQFLILPKVSGPALQEQKVLEIMKGVTTALEDQAMILTEFAINDRWAWKIRLANGMEILLGREDQLKKLQRFLRTLQVMGPEQADAIAIADLRYPNGYAVTWRPDAPPVDWSKLADPKPVSEDQTNRASQSKKYGKKNRT; this is encoded by the coding sequence ATGAATGCAAGCTGGAAAATCCTGGCAGTGCTAGGCGTGATTGGCGTCCTGGCCTGGAAATTTGGTGAAGGCATCAGGCCTTACAGTTCCCATGTTACGCCGATCAAATATGTCAGGATTGGGGGCGTGTTCCAGCACCTGACCAAGGACGAAATTAAAAATACTCTGTCGCCGTTGGTGCAGGCAGGTTTTCTAGCCACCGACATGCAGTCGGTGCATGATGCGGTTGCAAAATTGCCCTGGGTTGAAGGGGTTGAGGTCAAGCGGGTGTGGCCGGATGCGATCGACATTCGGGTGGGAGAGAAAACCGCTTTCGCGCGCTGGGGCGAAAACAGCCTGATCACCGAGCAGGGCGTGATTTTTTCACCGCGCAATGTGGATCAGTTTCTGATACTGCCGAAGGTGTCGGGCCCTGCGTTGCAGGAACAAAAAGTGCTCGAAATCATGAAAGGCGTCACCACCGCGCTGGAAGATCAGGCGATGATATTGACCGAATTTGCGATCAATGACCGTTGGGCCTGGAAGATCCGGCTCGCCAACGGCATGGAAATCCTGTTGGGACGCGAAGACCAGTTAAAGAAATTGCAGCGTTTTTTACGAACGCTGCAGGTGATGGGCCCGGAGCAGGCGGATGCGATTGCGATCGCCGATTTGCGTTATCCGAACGGTTATGCGGTGACCTGGCGGCCGGATGCGCCGCCGGTCGACTGGAGCAAACTGGCGGATCCTAAACCGGTCAGCGAAGATCAAACGAATAGAGCCTCACAGAGTAAAAAATATGGCAAAAAAAACAGAACGTAA
- the ftsA gene encoding cell division protein FtsA has protein sequence MAKKTERNLIVGLDIGTTKVAAIVGEITSEGHIEVIGIGQTASRGLKKGVVVNLESTVNSIQRAIEEAELMAGCQIKSVFAGIAGSHIKSLNSHGIVAIKDKEVTQYDIDRVIDSARAVAIPADQKILHILPQEFVIDLQEGIKEAIGMSGIRLEAKVHMVTSSVSAQQNIIKCIRRCGLEVDDIVLEQLASCNAVLTEDEKELGVCLIDIGGGTTDIAVFADGAIKHTSVIPIAGDQVTNDIAVALRTPTVNAEEIKRKHACALTQLADVEGSIDVPSIGDRAPRKISMQNLAEIIEPRYEELLMLVQSELRRSGYEELIAAGIVLTGGSSKVTGLIELAEEIFHMPVRMGVPQNVTGLPDVVRNPIYSTGVGLLIYGREHQSYGKTIEYDGTGWWSKIKNWFQGNF, from the coding sequence ATGGCAAAAAAAACAGAACGTAATTTAATCGTGGGTCTGGACATCGGCACCACCAAAGTCGCCGCGATTGTCGGAGAGATCACCAGCGAGGGCCATATCGAGGTGATCGGTATCGGCCAGACCGCGTCGCGCGGCTTGAAAAAGGGTGTCGTGGTGAATCTGGAATCGACCGTCAATTCGATTCAGCGCGCGATCGAGGAGGCCGAACTGATGGCCGGCTGCCAGATCAAGTCGGTGTTTGCGGGAATTGCCGGCAGCCATATCAAAAGCCTGAATTCGCACGGCATCGTCGCGATCAAGGACAAGGAGGTCACGCAATACGACATCGATCGAGTGATCGATTCGGCGCGCGCGGTTGCGATTCCGGCCGATCAAAAGATTCTGCATATTTTGCCGCAGGAATTCGTGATCGACTTGCAGGAAGGCATCAAGGAAGCGATCGGTATGTCCGGCATTCGGCTCGAAGCGAAGGTGCATATGGTGACCAGCAGCGTCAGCGCGCAGCAGAACATCATCAAGTGCATCCGTCGCTGCGGCCTCGAGGTCGATGACATCGTGCTTGAACAACTGGCGTCCTGCAATGCGGTGTTGACCGAAGACGAAAAAGAGCTGGGCGTCTGCCTGATCGACATCGGCGGCGGCACGACCGACATCGCGGTGTTTGCCGATGGCGCGATCAAGCACACTTCGGTGATTCCGATCGCCGGCGATCAAGTCACCAATGACATCGCGGTCGCCTTGAGAACGCCGACCGTGAATGCGGAAGAGATTAAACGCAAACATGCCTGCGCCCTGACCCAGCTCGCCGATGTCGAAGGCTCGATCGACGTGCCGAGCATCGGCGACCGCGCGCCGCGCAAGATTTCGATGCAAAACCTCGCGGAAATCATCGAGCCGCGCTACGAAGAATTGTTGATGCTGGTGCAGTCGGAACTTCGGCGCAGCGGCTACGAAGAACTGATTGCCGCCGGTATCGTGTTGACCGGCGGCAGTTCGAAGGTTACGGGATTGATCGAGTTGGCGGAGGAGATTTTCCACATGCCGGTACGGATGGGGGTTCCGCAAAACGTGACCGGATTGCCGGATGTGGTCAGAAATCCGATTTACTCGACAGGCGTTGGCTTATTGATTTACGGCAGGGAACACCAAAGTTACGGAAAAACCATCGAATACGATGGAACTGGCTGGTGGTCAAAAATCAAAAATTGGTTTCAAGGTAATTTTTAA
- the ftsZ gene encoding cell division protein FtsZ, translated as MKYELIDTCTESAVIKVIGVGGGGGNAVSQMVNSHIEGVEFICANTDAQALRKLNMGTIIQLGVELTKGLGAGTNPEVGRQAAEENRDRIKEVLEGADMVFLTAGMGGGTGTGAIPVIASLAREMGILTVAVVTKPFLFEGKKKLAIAEQGIAELEKYVDSLITIPNQKLLPVLGHNVSLVDAFKAANHVLLDAVQGITELIVHPGMINVDFADVRTVMKGMGAAIMGTGAATGDQRAREAAEKAIACPLLEDINLQGAKGILVNISAADMGIAEFDEVGRIVHEFASEDAIIKIGTAIDPGLGDEIKVTVVATGMGLPRQQAKAPVKLMHRAAAGEVSYNEFDKPTVMRNKPEGREARFNAAAGKETNLELLDIPAFLRRQAD; from the coding sequence ATGAAGTATGAGTTAATCGATACATGTACCGAATCGGCGGTGATCAAGGTGATTGGCGTCGGCGGTGGCGGCGGCAACGCCGTCAGTCAAATGGTGAACAGCCACATCGAGGGTGTCGAGTTCATTTGCGCGAATACCGACGCGCAGGCGCTCAGAAAACTGAATATGGGCACGATCATCCAGCTGGGTGTCGAGCTGACCAAGGGCCTCGGCGCGGGCACGAATCCTGAAGTCGGCCGCCAGGCTGCCGAAGAAAACCGCGACCGCATCAAGGAAGTGCTGGAAGGCGCGGACATGGTGTTCTTGACCGCCGGCATGGGCGGCGGCACCGGTACCGGCGCGATTCCGGTGATTGCGTCGTTGGCGCGCGAAATGGGCATCCTGACCGTCGCGGTCGTCACCAAGCCGTTCCTGTTCGAAGGCAAGAAGAAACTGGCGATTGCGGAGCAAGGCATCGCAGAGCTTGAAAAATATGTCGACTCGTTGATCACGATTCCGAACCAGAAGTTGCTGCCGGTGTTAGGCCATAACGTGTCCTTGGTCGATGCGTTCAAGGCGGCCAATCATGTATTGCTGGATGCGGTTCAGGGCATTACCGAACTGATCGTGCATCCCGGCATGATCAACGTCGACTTTGCTGACGTGCGCACGGTCATGAAGGGCATGGGCGCGGCGATCATGGGCACAGGTGCCGCCACCGGTGACCAGCGCGCGCGTGAAGCGGCCGAAAAAGCGATCGCCTGCCCGTTGCTCGAAGACATCAATCTGCAAGGCGCGAAAGGCATTCTGGTTAATATCAGCGCTGCCGACATGGGCATCGCCGAATTCGATGAAGTCGGCAGAATCGTGCACGAATTTGCTTCCGAAGATGCGATCATCAAGATCGGCACAGCGATCGATCCGGGTCTCGGCGATGAAATCAAGGTGACCGTGGTCGCGACCGGCATGGGCTTGCCGCGGCAGCAGGCGAAAGCTCCGGTTAAACTGATGCATAGAGCCGCGGCCGGCGAAGTCAGCTATAACGAATTCGACAAACCGACCGTGATGCGCAATAAACCGGAAGGCCGGGAAGCGCGTTTCAACGCGGCGGCCGGCAAGGAAACGAATCTGGAACTGCTGGATATTCCGGCATTCTTGCGCCGTCAGGCCGATTAA
- the lpxC gene encoding UDP-3-O-acyl-N-acetylglucosamine deacetylase — protein MIKQRTLKNSIRATGVGLHTGSKVYLTLHPAEPNTGIRFRRVDLEQPVTIQASPRNVGETVLSTTLVAGDVKISTIEHLLSAFAGLGIDNALIDVSAAEVPIMDGSAGPFVFLLQSAGVHEQDAAKQYIRIKKRIRVEDGDKWAAFDPFDGFKVTFTIDFEHPAFAEHLRTATMDFSSTTFVKEVSRARTFGFMKDIDMLRRNNLALGGSLDNAIVVDDAKVLNEDGLRYADEFVKHKILDAIGDLYLLGYSLIGEFTGYKSGHGLNNQLLRTLLDDKDAWEMVTFENEDDAPISFMRSAEAPRPAA, from the coding sequence ATGATTAAACAGCGTACTTTGAAAAATTCGATCAGAGCCACCGGCGTCGGCCTGCACACGGGATCCAAGGTCTATTTGACCCTGCACCCGGCCGAGCCGAATACCGGCATTCGCTTTCGCCGGGTGGATCTTGAGCAGCCGGTCACGATTCAGGCCTCGCCGAGAAATGTCGGCGAAACGGTGCTTTCGACTACACTGGTTGCCGGCGATGTCAAGATCTCGACGATCGAACATCTGTTGTCCGCTTTCGCTGGCCTCGGCATCGACAATGCCCTGATTGATGTCAGCGCGGCCGAGGTGCCGATCATGGACGGCAGCGCCGGTCCGTTTGTGTTTTTGCTGCAATCGGCAGGCGTTCATGAACAGGATGCAGCCAAACAGTATATCCGGATTAAAAAGCGAATCCGGGTCGAAGACGGCGATAAGTGGGCGGCCTTCGATCCGTTCGACGGCTTCAAGGTGACTTTCACGATCGATTTCGAGCACCCGGCCTTTGCCGAGCACCTCAGAACCGCGACGATGGATTTTTCCTCGACGACCTTCGTGAAGGAAGTCAGCCGCGCCAGAACCTTCGGCTTCATGAAAGACATCGACATGCTGCGGCGCAACAATCTGGCGCTGGGCGGCAGCCTGGATAACGCGATCGTGGTCGACGATGCGAAAGTCCTGAACGAAGACGGCCTGCGCTATGCCGACGAATTCGTCAAACACAAGATCCTCGACGCGATCGGCGATTTATATCTGCTCGGGTACAGTTTGATCGGCGAGTTTACCGGCTATAAATCCGGCCACGGCCTGAATAACCAACTGCTCCGGACCTTATTGGACGATAAGGATGCGTGGGAAATGGTCACTTTCGAAAACGAAGACGATGCGCCGATTTCCTTCATGCGCTCGGCCGAGGCGCCAAGACCGGCCGCCTGA
- a CDS encoding DciA family protein, which yields MEQQQALLRRIRADLPPPLASHVLHCVVHENNLLLYTDSAAWASQLRFLKQEILQAAGKARNYAFEKLQIRILADQISASPRAESKANLPSAEKIAMLRHQVDDIRDSRLQQALQRLSATLARLKDE from the coding sequence ATGGAACAACAACAAGCGTTGCTCCGGCGCATCCGCGCCGACCTGCCGCCGCCCTTAGCGAGCCATGTGCTGCATTGCGTGGTGCATGAAAATAATCTGCTGCTGTATACCGACTCGGCGGCGTGGGCTTCGCAATTGCGTTTTTTGAAACAGGAAATTCTGCAAGCAGCCGGCAAGGCACGGAATTATGCATTCGAAAAACTGCAAATCCGCATTTTGGCCGATCAAATCAGCGCGAGCCCGCGCGCTGAAAGCAAAGCGAATCTGCCTTCGGCGGAAAAAATCGCGATGCTCAGGCATCAGGTGGATGACATCCGGGACAGCCGGCTGCAGCAAGCATTGCAACGGCTGAGCGCAACGCTTGCGAGACTGAAGGACGAATAA
- the dmeF gene encoding CDF family Co(II)/Ni(II) efflux transporter DmeF: MHARTISLLQHDHNFALINKKGERRTRQVLVLSFVTMVLEIVAGLKLGSMALLADGWHMGTHVAAFLITLLAYRYTRAHLHDETFAFSSGKVGVLGAFASSIALGIAALLMLVESGNRFFHPHTIHFDEAIAIAGIGLGINLICALLLKDHHVHDHHGGHHAHHDHDHHHDHNLKAAYLHVLADALTSVLAIVALILGKFYGWIWLDPAMGAVGAIIITRWSYALVKETCPVLLDESLASDYRQAIVERIESDADNRVADLHIWRIAPNHYALIVSIVTHDPKNPEYYKNLLKKFNKLGGLNKLSHVTVEVTRCRDTDCA, from the coding sequence ATGCATGCCCGTACCATCAGTCTTTTGCAACATGATCACAACTTTGCGTTGATCAACAAAAAAGGCGAAAGACGCACCCGGCAAGTCCTGGTGCTGTCGTTCGTGACGATGGTGCTCGAAATCGTAGCCGGCTTAAAGCTGGGGTCGATGGCATTGCTTGCCGACGGCTGGCATATGGGAACTCATGTGGCGGCATTTTTGATTACCTTGCTTGCCTACCGCTATACGCGCGCGCATCTTCACGATGAGACTTTTGCCTTCAGTTCCGGCAAGGTCGGCGTGCTCGGCGCCTTTGCCAGCTCGATCGCACTCGGCATCGCGGCCTTGCTGATGCTTGTCGAGTCCGGCAACCGTTTTTTTCATCCGCACACGATTCATTTTGATGAGGCGATCGCGATCGCCGGCATCGGTTTGGGAATTAATCTGATTTGCGCGCTGTTGCTGAAAGATCATCATGTTCACGATCATCATGGCGGCCATCATGCGCATCACGACCACGATCATCATCATGACCATAACCTGAAGGCGGCTTACCTGCATGTGCTGGCGGATGCGCTGACATCGGTGCTGGCGATCGTTGCCCTGATATTGGGCAAGTTTTACGGCTGGATTTGGCTCGATCCTGCCATGGGCGCGGTCGGTGCGATTATTATTACCCGCTGGTCTTATGCGTTGGTCAAGGAAACCTGTCCCGTCCTGCTCGATGAGAGCCTCGCTTCCGATTATCGTCAGGCAATTGTCGAACGGATCGAGAGCGATGCCGATAACCGGGTTGCCGATCTGCATATTTGGCGGATCGCGCCGAATCATTATGCGCTGATTGTTTCGATTGTGACCCATGATCCGAAGAATCCGGAGTATTACAAGAATTTGTTGAAAAAATTCAATAAGCTGGGAGGCCTGAATAAATTGTCGCATGTCACCGTGGAAGTGACGCGCTGCCGTGACACGGACTGCGCCTAG
- a CDS encoding HDOD domain-containing protein — translation MENAVLSILSRVDLNNLPVVPKVLLDLIRVTQRVEVNFKELANIIGQDASLSSKVLAAANSSYYRQWGEITDLNRVIIVLGLSTVKTIAITRSVQQYFSQMPRANHDSLELIWYRSLTCAHLAHKLAKLTAYPFPEEAYLTGLLHRIGQLVLLDCFPQDYPIFLAQHLDGREGELETQLFGARHNDVGGHMIEKWNLQSFISDAVCHQHQAFDAIADSSQLVKIINLAGQIASIDTADRQDVLDLADRLFGINEPLIEDMLDEVGSLVRQSADDIGITVAHAEGKGLKCLTPVHQREAIRNSLGERIKSMMLSTAVRQQLDASLEMSHLVGVIQKDLSVLFGFQVAAFFLFRSETNDLVGVPGHPEEGFLWSSVIINLSPDHSLLAKCLLHRRIMHSFDACSKSLRSIVDQQICRLLGAEGLMLIPLYEDAQNVGVIAVGISKSDMQTIASKAEFMLIFSREAARALLNLSSSERTTLQKLEEVRENYRLQTKKLVHEASNPLSIIKNYLYLLAQRLGGENANEIRIIQDEMDRVGKLLSSLPNMIDDTPHDESGSVDINALIIDLGNLFQTGMFALRGINIELKLDHAIPTLFISQNKLKQLLINLIKNALEASKPGSKITITTQDNVDFGAGGLIEIRVEDEGPGLPQEVLRQLYAPVVSRKGKNHAGLGLTICKCLIDELKGMIRCDSSAATGTVFHVFLPRVPSNLTEKCNGELSCF, via the coding sequence ATGGAGAATGCCGTACTGTCGATCTTATCCAGGGTTGATCTCAACAATCTGCCGGTCGTACCGAAGGTCTTGCTTGATCTGATCAGGGTCACCCAGCGTGTCGAGGTGAATTTTAAGGAATTGGCGAACATCATTGGCCAAGATGCCAGTTTGAGTTCGAAGGTGCTGGCGGCGGCCAATTCTTCCTATTATCGGCAATGGGGAGAGATCACCGACTTAAATAGAGTGATCATTGTTTTAGGCTTGTCCACCGTAAAAACCATTGCGATCACCCGCTCGGTTCAGCAGTATTTTTCTCAAATGCCGCGGGCAAATCATGATTCCCTCGAGCTTATCTGGTACCGCTCGCTAACCTGCGCCCATCTCGCGCACAAATTGGCAAAATTGACGGCTTATCCGTTTCCGGAGGAAGCTTATTTGACCGGTTTGCTGCATCGAATTGGTCAATTGGTTTTATTGGATTGTTTCCCGCAAGACTACCCGATATTTCTGGCGCAGCACCTGGACGGACGGGAAGGTGAGCTTGAAACACAATTGTTTGGCGCCCGGCATAATGACGTTGGCGGCCATATGATTGAAAAGTGGAACCTTCAGTCTTTTATCTCCGATGCGGTGTGTCATCAACATCAAGCGTTCGATGCGATTGCCGATAGCTCCCAATTGGTAAAAATTATCAATCTTGCCGGCCAAATTGCCAGCATCGACACTGCCGACAGGCAGGACGTATTGGATTTGGCCGATAGGCTTTTCGGTATCAATGAGCCGCTGATTGAAGATATGCTCGATGAAGTCGGCAGCTTGGTCCGGCAATCAGCGGATGACATAGGGATAACGGTGGCTCATGCCGAAGGCAAGGGCTTAAAGTGCCTTACCCCTGTACACCAAAGGGAAGCGATTCGGAACAGCCTAGGAGAACGCATCAAATCCATGATGCTGTCTACCGCGGTTCGTCAGCAATTGGATGCGTCCCTGGAAATGAGTCATCTTGTCGGCGTTATTCAGAAAGACTTGAGCGTCCTATTCGGCTTTCAGGTCGCTGCTTTTTTCCTATTCCGTTCTGAAACGAATGACCTGGTCGGGGTGCCCGGACACCCGGAAGAGGGTTTTCTATGGTCATCCGTCATCATTAACCTGTCTCCAGATCATAGTTTGCTTGCCAAGTGTCTTTTGCATAGACGAATCATGCATTCGTTCGATGCGTGCTCGAAAAGCCTCAGATCTATCGTGGATCAGCAAATTTGTCGCTTGTTGGGTGCCGAAGGGTTGATGTTGATTCCGCTGTATGAAGATGCGCAGAATGTTGGCGTCATCGCGGTCGGTATCAGCAAATCCGATATGCAGACGATAGCATCAAAAGCCGAATTTATGCTGATTTTTTCCAGGGAAGCGGCGCGCGCGCTGCTGAATCTCAGTTCGAGCGAGCGGACGACCCTGCAAAAATTGGAAGAGGTGCGTGAAAATTACCGCCTGCAGACTAAAAAGCTGGTGCATGAAGCCAGCAATCCGCTCAGTATCATTAAAAATTATCTTTATTTGCTTGCGCAAAGATTGGGCGGCGAAAACGCCAATGAAATCAGAATCATTCAGGACGAAATGGACAGGGTGGGCAAACTGCTGTCGAGTTTGCCAAATATGATCGACGATACGCCGCATGATGAATCCGGCAGCGTCGATATCAATGCGCTGATCATTGATCTGGGAAATCTTTTTCAAACGGGGATGTTTGCCTTACGCGGAATCAACATCGAGCTGAAGCTGGATCATGCCATACCCACGCTATTCATCAGTCAAAACAAACTGAAACAGCTGCTGATCAACCTGATAAAAAACGCGCTGGAAGCATCAAAACCGGGCAGCAAAATAACGATTACGACCCAAGATAACGTTGACTTCGGGGCCGGCGGATTGATCGAGATCAGGGTCGAGGATGAAGGTCCGGGCCTGCCTCAGGAAGTCTTGCGGCAATTATATGCGCCTGTGGTTAGCCGCAAAGGTAAAAATCACGCGGGGCTTGGCTTGACGATCTGTAAGTGCCTGATCGATGAGTTAAAAGGCATGATACGCTGCGATTCATCCGCGGCGACCGGGACGGTTTTTCATGTTTTTCTACCGAGAGTCCCTTCAAACCTGACCGAAAAATGTAACGGTGAATTGTCATGCTTTTAG